A genomic region of Dreissena polymorpha isolate Duluth1 chromosome 4, UMN_Dpol_1.0, whole genome shotgun sequence contains the following coding sequences:
- the LOC127876032 gene encoding syntaxin-binding protein 4-like, with protein sequence MSDSIVITQTEQIYENEIIEEAQAEENVRLAQQVVFKDCKRGIGIKICGGCSIDGEELHGVFIKRVLPGGQADTQGDLRRGDQILEVNGENLEGVTTDRAASILRLNCFTNQVELVICRDEQARLEFNEIMQKSGLPVNPPPQEVAEGVGHDDLQGDQDKLPTAEREEDYMVTPPTQMAGHALLNGDVLSHKFPWRGLIPSHSSTPNPKGVKGSMMTPAMVGGSGSPAEFSPVLGPVLSLANALSHGPLFTNQSGHHGNTTLTRKPSVGPHEKFEVERLTSTLNLLGFDVTPEKEVAMRSRLTIDQHGCVFFGEAVDVVSEVFREEIEKRSLNLSGFLLPDNTSRLGHPPLYQSRVEMNGGASGSVVSPAEVDVESLRQENLRLQLMLEEKEEEIEIIKKDQREMRTKVQLAAKAQKVARDMEHDYEEVVRLLEGEIAQLKLQRDRQVDADPINQRRLAVLTCQLRKAESEKRTLKVATEKLLQFAENVQATGSNSKPPPRPLAIVKSGGILGKHKQSPAADVASEARDVIKAVRSLIDGEPLPFGWEECYTEDGVKYYINHLNQVTTWTHPLSGVSHVPPSEGKSPTQDQSKPT encoded by the exons ATGTCGGATTCGATTGTCATCACACAAACTGAACAAATTTATGAGAATGA GATCATAGAAGAAGCACAAGCTGAAGAGAATGTGAGATTAGCACAGCAGGTTGTGTTCAAAGACTGCAAGCGGGGCATAG GCATCAAGATCTGTGGAGGCTGCAGTATAGATGGGGAGGAGCTACATGGGGTGTTCATCAAGAGAGTTCTGCCTGGGGGTCAGGCTGACACGCAAG GAGATCTGCGGAGGGGAGACCAGATACTGGAGGTGAATGGAGAAAACCTTGAGGGGGTCACCACTGACAG AGCTGCTTCCATCTTACGGCTGAATTGTTTCACCAACCAGGTGGAGCTAGTTATTTGCAGAGATGAGCAAGCTAG GTTGGAGTTCAATGAAATCATGCAGAAAAGTGGCCTCCCAGTCAATCCACCACCTCAGGAAG TGGCTGAAGGCGTTGGCCATGATGACTTACAAGGAGACCAAGATAAATTGCCAACTGCAGAGCGAGAG GAGGACTACATGGTGACCCCTCCCACGCAGATGGCAGGCCACGCCTTACTGAATGGGGATGTTCTCTCTCACAAATTCCCATGGAGGGGTCTCATTCCCTCCCATTCGTCAACTCCAAACCCAAAAGGTGTAAAAG GTTCAATGATGACCCCGGCTATGGTGGGGGGCTCCGGTTCTCCAGCTGAATTTTCCCCTGTGCTGGGCCCCGTTCTGTCGCTGGCCAATGCCCTGTCACACGGCCCCCTCTTCACCAACCAGTCAGGTCACCATGGTAACACAACACTGACCAGGAAACCCTCTGTCGGACCCCACGAGAAGTTTGAAGTGGAAAGACTCACATCA ACCCTCAACCTTCTTGGCTTTGATGTGACACCAGAGAAGGAAGTTGCCATGAGGTCACGACTTACTATTGATCAACATGGATGTGTATTCTTTGGAG AGGCCGTTGATGTGGTGTCAGAAGTGTTCCGGGAGGAGATCGAGAAACGTAGCCTGAATTTGAGTGGCTTCCTGCTGCCTGACAATACCTCACGTCTGGGACATCCTCCACTGTATCAAAGCAGGGTAGAG ATGAATGGTGGTGCTAGTGGATCAGTTGTGAGTCCAGCTGAAGTAGATGTGGAGAGCTTGAGGCAAGAAAACCTGCGATTACAG TTGATGCTTGAAGAAAAAGAGGAagaaattgaaatcataaaaaAG GATCAGCGAGAGATGCGTACCAAGGTGCAGCTGGCAGCCAAGGCCCAGAAGGTGGCGCGTGACATGGAACACGACTATGAGGAGGTGGTGAGACTGCTGGAGGGCGAGATAGCGCAGCTGAAACTGCAGAGGGACAGACAAGTG GATGCTGATCCCATCAACCAACGGCGCCTGGCAGTGCTGACCTGTCAATTACGCAAAGCTGAGAGCGAGAAACGAACTCTGAAAGTTGCCACTGAGAAACTACTGCAGTTTGCGGAG AATGTCCAGGCTACAGGCTCTAACTCTAAGCCGCCGCCGCGCCCTCTTGCCATTGTTAAATCGGGAGGAATCTTGGGAAAGCACAAACAGAGTCCAGCGGCTGATGTGGCATCCGAAGCAAGGGACGTTATTAAGGCGGTCAGGTCATTAATAGATGGAGAGC CTTTGCCATTCGGTTGGGAGGAATGCTACACTGAAGACGGTGTGAAGTATTACATCAA CCACCTGAACCAAGTAACAACTTGGACTCACCCGCTGTCAGGCGTATCCCACGTGCCACCGTCTGAAGGCAAATCCCCCACTCAGGACCAGTCCAAACCAACTTAG